CTCGCACTCGCGCTCGCGCTCGTGGCGGCGGGCTGCTCGAAGAAGGGCCCCAGCGCCGACGAGGCCGGGCTCGATGGCGGCATCGGCTCGAGCGAGTTCGACACCGGCTCGGGGGTCGGTGCGGCGGGCGAGTACGGCGAGCCCGAGAAGGTGAGCGAGCTCGCGAGCGTCTACTTCGACTACGACAGCTTCGAGGTCCGCTCCGACGCGCGCGCCACCCTGAAGGCGAACGCGGGCGCGATCCGCAACCACGACGAGTGGCGCTCGGTGGTCGTCGAGGGCCATACCGACGAGCGCGGCAGCGAGGAGTACAACCT
The window above is part of the Deltaproteobacteria bacterium genome. Proteins encoded here:
- a CDS encoding OmpA family protein — its product is MGSLALALALVAAGCSKKGPSADEAGLDGGIGSSEFDTGSGVGAAGEYGEPEKVSELASVYFDYDSFEVRSDARATLKANAGAIRNHDEWRSVVVEGHTDERGSEEYNLALGERRAHAARQYLEDLGVPGARMRVVSFGETAPAVQGNDESAWRWNRRVEFRVTR